The Nitrospiraceae bacterium genome segment TTAGTATAACTCATTAGGAAGTTATAAGTTAAGAGTTATACTTTTTAGTTTTAAACCTTCACTTTTTTAACTTATTAAGTTTCAACTTATCACGTTTGATGCGGGAATAGCTCAGTGGTAGAGCACAACCTTGCCAAGGTTGGGGTCGCGGGTTCGAGCCCCGTTTCCCGCTCCAATTGGCGGCGTACCCAAGTGGCTAAGGGGGAGGTCTGCAAAACCTTTATGCAGCGGTTCAAATCCGCTCGCCGCCTCCAAAAATCCCCTACCGTTGTTTGCGATTTCCTTGTGTGTAATTTTTTTGGAAGGACAATACAGATGTTCGTACCATAAATAAAATTTCACCGAGATAAAAAAACTATTTTATTACCTCTACACCCATATACTTTCTCAACGCCTCCGGCACAATAACACTTCCGTCTTTCTGCTGAAAGTTTTCGAGGATGGCAACGACTGTTCTTCCTATTGCTAGAGCTGAACCATTGAGCGTGTGAACAAACTCAGTTCCTTTTTTGCCTTCGCGCTTGAATCTTATATTTGCCCTTCTTGCCTGAAAATCCTCAAAATTCGAGCAAGAAGAGATTTCTCTATATTTGTTTTGTCCCGGCAGCCATACTTCAATGTCATAAGTCTTGGCTGCTGAAAAACCAATGTCTCCTGTGCAAAGAGACATGATCCTGTAAGGAAGACCGAGTTTCTGAAGTATATCTTCTGCATTATTTGTAAGTTTCTCAAGTTCATCATAAGAATTTTCTGGTTTCACAAATTTCACTATCTCAACCTTGTTGAACTGATGCTGTCTTATCAACCCTCTGGTATCTTTTCCGTAGGAGCCTGCCTCGCGTCTGAAACACGGAGTATAAGCTGTATAGTAAATCGGCAAGTCGGTTTCATTTAAAATCTCATCTCTGTGAATGTTTGTTACTGGAACTTCCGCTGTTGGAATTAGATAAAGCTCTGGATCAACGACTTTAAAAAGCTCCATCTCAAATTTCGGCAGCTGGCCTGTTCCTGTCATCGATTCTTTATTGACCAATATCGGAGGGAATATTTCCTTGTAACCTTTCGATGTATTTATATCAAGCATGAAATTCATCAATGCCCTTTCGAGTTTTGCTCCGTGTCCTTTCATCAAACTGAATCTTGCACCTGAGATTTTTGATGCTCTGTCAAAATCTATGATATCCAGCATGGCTGCAATATCCCAGTGGTTCAATGGTGTGAAATCAAATTCTCTTGGAATACCGAATTTTCTTATTTCAACATTCTCATCCTCATCTTTTCCAACAGGCACAGTTTCGTGCGGGATATTCGGTATGAGAAGAAGTTCATTTGTTGATCTTTCTTCCATGACTTTCAGGACTGCTTCGTTTTCAGATATAAAGTCGGCAATTTTTTTTGCTTCTTCGAGATTTTGAGAAGCATCTTTTTTTTCTCTTTTGCGTTTTGCAATATCCTCTGAGAGTTTGTTCCTCTTTTCCCGCTGTTCTTCAATTGTTTTCAGCAAGGCTCTGCGTTCATTTTCTATTGTCAGAAATTTTTCTATTATCGAAGAATCACAATTTCTTTTTTTCAGGGCTTCAATAACTTTTTCCGGATTTTCTCTGGCAATTTTCACATCAAGCATCTTGTTTTCTCCTTAAATTTTCACCGGCTGCATTTTTTTATTTTGTTTATAATATAGCTTAATGCGATCGAAAAAGAAATTCAATCAGACAAATTTGGCAAAAAAAGTTTTTCTGAAAACTTTTCAAAAACCTGCGACTCAAAAAATTCTTGACAAGCAGGTCAATTTGCTGTAATTTATTTGACTAATAGAGGGTCGTAGTACTCTCTTAACAGAAATAACTGGGGGGAGGTAGAGAGTTGCATGCTTTAGGCAAACACTTATTGGTTGAGCTTAAGGATTGTGACCCTGAGATAATCAAAAGCCTCGAGAAAGTCAAAAATGCGATGGTCTCGGCAGCAAAAAAGGCCAGAGCAACTATCATTGATGTTTCCTTCCATGAATTCAGTCCATTTGGAATAAGCGGCATGGTAATTATAGCTGAGTCGCATTTGTCTATTCACACATGGCCTGAATATGGTTATGCTGCTGTTGATATCTTCACATGCGGAGACATCATCAAGCCTGAGGCTGCTGCAAATTTCCTTATTGAGAAGTTTAAGTGTAAAAACCCGTCTGTGGTCGAGATGAAGAGGGGAATACTTTCCTTCAACGGTAAGGAAAAACTTGCGTATAAAGTTCAGGACGCCAATCTTAATCTGGTTGCCGGCTGCAAAACAGCTTAGATTTTTAAGCACGCAGATTTAGATTTGCTATTGGACTTATAAGGCTTAGAGCTTAAAAGCTTTAAGGCAGCCGTACAGTTTTATATCCTTCCAGTAGAGAAATACTTGAAGCCGAGCTGTTTCATTTTTTCCGGCTCGTAGATATTTCTCAGATCAAAGAAATAAGGCTGTTTAAGGAGTTTCTTTATTTTATCCATGTCCAGATTTCTAAACTCATTCCATTCCGTGACAATTACGATGGCATCGGCGCCCTTAATTGCTTCTGAA includes the following:
- the serS gene encoding serine--tRNA ligase; this translates as MLDVKIARENPEKVIEALKKRNCDSSIIEKFLTIENERRALLKTIEEQREKRNKLSEDIAKRKREKKDASQNLEEAKKIADFISENEAVLKVMEERSTNELLLIPNIPHETVPVGKDEDENVEIRKFGIPREFDFTPLNHWDIAAMLDIIDFDRASKISGARFSLMKGHGAKLERALMNFMLDINTSKGYKEIFPPILVNKESMTGTGQLPKFEMELFKVVDPELYLIPTAEVPVTNIHRDEILNETDLPIYYTAYTPCFRREAGSYGKDTRGLIRQHQFNKVEIVKFVKPENSYDELEKLTNNAEDILQKLGLPYRIMSLCTGDIGFSAAKTYDIEVWLPGQNKYREISSCSNFEDFQARRANIRFKREGKKGTEFVHTLNGSALAIGRTVVAILENFQQKDGSVIVPEALRKYMGVEVIK
- the speD gene encoding adenosylmethionine decarboxylase, with protein sequence MHALGKHLLVELKDCDPEIIKSLEKVKNAMVSAAKKARATIIDVSFHEFSPFGISGMVIIAESHLSIHTWPEYGYAAVDIFTCGDIIKPEAAANFLIEKFKCKNPSVVEMKRGILSFNGKEKLAYKVQDANLNLVAGCKTA